Proteins co-encoded in one bacterium genomic window:
- a CDS encoding tetratricopeptide repeat protein → MKRIVLGFIVFSVLCVNSFTFDNYKDAFNSGTKKTEGFGDWESARKDFTEALSLTKRINEKGDATYQIGETYFWENNYQQARNEYAKIKDIEKITVAYLAMAQIRVGDTFAAEKNYSQARQEYQKVLQIEGKIPNTLIRRFTSVPKVEAQYKIGEMFRAEHNYSKAKEEFAKILNMPEATEKDKLEAKYRIKSIYR, encoded by the coding sequence ATGAAAAGAATAGTTTTAGGGTTTATTGTATTTTCTGTGCTATGTGTAAATAGTTTTACGTTTGACAACTATAAAGATGCTTTCAATTCTGGAACAAAAAAAACTGAAGGATTTGGTGACTGGGAATCTGCCAGAAAAGATTTTACTGAAGCCCTCTCTCTTACAAAAAGAATCAATGAAAAAGGAGACGCCACCTACCAAATAGGCGAAACATATTTTTGGGAAAACAATTACCAGCAAGCAAGAAATGAATATGCCAAAATAAAAGATATCGAAAAAATAACAGTTGCATATTTAGCTATGGCTCAGATAAGAGTGGGGGACACATTTGCAGCTGAAAAGAATTATTCTCAAGCAAGACAAGAGTATCAAAAGGTGTTACAGATTGAAGGTAAAATACCTAACACACTCATAAGAAGGTTTACTTCTGTACCAAAAGTAGAAGCCCAATATAAGATTGGTGAAATGTTTAGAGCAGAACACAATTATTCTAAGGCAAAAGAAGAGTTTGCTAAAATCCTTAATATGCCGGAAGCAACAGAGAAAGATAAACTTGAAGCAAAATATAGAATAAAATCTATCTATAGGTAA
- a CDS encoding DUF1559 domain-containing protein gives MLLPALVRAREQARRGVCLSNLKQLGLILHIYAQDWSGWFPIHDTSVIYNDTNKRTDPKANASLALLTGQTIPYEEDGETPHPALDTNPYTNEYKLFICPSSGDVPSDERTDLPKGILTSPLEGASGSDYTCSYAYAYGLNIQTHTDTAIMADRKVIGGFATLGYNNTSFHGLRPDASHGTKGVNVLYVGGHAKWIATQYFTSGNYGYLPKEPFPNCGKDKAGAMVNLHPTY, from the coding sequence ATGCTTCTGCCTGCGTTAGTAAGGGCGCGTGAACAGGCAAGAAGAGGAGTCTGTTTAAGTAACCTCAAACAACTCGGACTTATCCTACATATATACGCACAAGACTGGAGCGGTTGGTTCCCCATACACGATACTTCAGTAATCTATAATGATACAAACAAAAGAACCGACCCAAAAGCAAATGCATCTCTTGCTCTGTTGACTGGTCAAACAATCCCTTATGAAGAAGACGGCGAAACCCCTCATCCCGCATTAGACACCAACCCCTACACAAACGAATACAAACTTTTTATTTGCCCAAGTAGTGGTGATGTTCCGAGTGATGAAAGGACAGACCTGCCAAAAGGGATACTTACTTCGCCTCTTGAAGGTGCAAGCGGATCTGACTATACCTGTTCTTATGCTTACGCTTATGGGTTAAACATACAAACACACACAGATACCGCTATTATGGCTGACAGAAAGGTTATTGGCGGCTTTGCTACTCTTGGATACAATAATACTAGTTTTCATGGTCTCCGCCCAGACGCAAGCCACGGAACCAAAGGAGTAAACGTTCTTTATGTTGGCGGACACGCAAAATGGATAGCTACACAATATTTCACGTCTGGCAATTATGGATATTTACCAAAAGAACCGTTCCCTAATTGTGGAAAAGACAAAGCAGGAGCTATGGTAAATTTACACCCTACTTATTAA
- a CDS encoding AAA family ATPase, producing the protein MRKIAVINQKGGSGKTTTVVNLGACLARKGNKVLLIDMDPQSHTTIHLGFEPPNIKGSVYDVLIKRTPVQDVLVETYVKNLFILPSKIELASAEIELVNEIGREIILRDMLKKHKQNFDYLLIDCPPSVGLLTLNALTTVNEIFIPIQAEFFALEGLTKLLQTIEIIQDRLNSNLKITGIIVTMFDSRKNICKDVASKIKGHFGKKMFTTKIRDNVKLAEAPSYGKSVIDFAQGSYGAEDYMNLASEVVKQGGKK; encoded by the coding sequence ATGAGAAAAATCGCTGTAATAAACCAGAAAGGCGGTTCAGGAAAAACTACCACTGTTGTTAATCTTGGAGCGTGTCTTGCGCGTAAAGGTAATAAAGTACTTCTTATAGATATGGACCCACAATCTCATACAACTATACATCTTGGCTTTGAGCCACCAAACATAAAAGGCTCTGTTTATGATGTGCTTATTAAAAGAACTCCTGTACAAGATGTTCTGGTAGAAACTTATGTAAAAAACCTTTTTATTCTACCTTCAAAGATTGAACTTGCAAGTGCTGAAATAGAACTTGTCAATGAAATAGGTAGAGAAATAATTCTAAGAGATATGCTAAAAAAACATAAACAAAACTTTGATTATCTTCTTATTGATTGCCCTCCTTCTGTGGGACTTCTTACTTTAAACGCTTTAACAACCGTTAATGAGATTTTTATACCAATACAAGCAGAGTTCTTTGCACTTGAGGGGTTAACAAAACTTTTACAAACTATTGAAATTATTCAGGATAGATTAAACAGTAACCTAAAAATTACTGGTATTATTGTAACGATGTTTGATTCAAGAAAAAATATATGTAAAGATGTTGCATCTAAAATTAAGGGGCATTTTGGGAAAAAGATGTTCACTACAAAAATAAGAGATAATGTTAAGTTGGCTGAAGCTCCAAGTTATGGAAAATCTGTAATAGATTTTGCTCAAGGTAGTTATGGTGCTGAGGATTATATGAATTTGGCTTCTGAAGTGGTTAAGCAGGGAGGTAAAAAATGA